A window of Luteolibacter flavescens contains these coding sequences:
- a CDS encoding terminase small subunit: MKSAKKKATKPEPKPNVRRERFCEFIAAGVVPADAWIQAGYKVSREVARRNAHEALSNPDVQAKIAALREPQTKAAHMTKDEKLRFLAELIRTPIEQIGPDSPLCVEFSEETVAGGSRGKLRRGQAPSGNEVAGPTVLRRKVKMGDKLRAIELHSKLLGHFEPDRVEVDVGEKTLLSIKERASQVTSALAGKYKGGKKG, translated from the coding sequence ATGAAGTCCGCCAAAAAGAAGGCCACGAAGCCAGAGCCGAAGCCGAACGTCCGACGTGAAAGGTTCTGCGAGTTCATTGCTGCCGGTGTGGTTCCTGCTGACGCCTGGATTCAAGCAGGGTACAAGGTTTCAAGGGAGGTGGCGCGAAGGAATGCGCATGAAGCCCTGTCTAATCCTGACGTACAGGCCAAGATAGCCGCCCTGAGGGAGCCTCAGACCAAGGCGGCGCACATGACGAAGGACGAGAAGCTGCGGTTTCTGGCGGAATTGATTCGGACGCCCATCGAGCAGATCGGCCCGGACAGCCCGCTGTGCGTCGAGTTCTCGGAGGAGACCGTGGCCGGTGGGAGCCGCGGGAAGCTGCGCCGCGGGCAGGCTCCATCGGGGAATGAGGTGGCCGGGCCGACCGTCCTGCGTCGGAAGGTGAAGATGGGCGACAAGCTTCGTGCGATCGAACTGCACTCGAAGCTCCTCGGGCACTTCGAGCCGGACCGGGTCGAGGTCGATGTCGGGGAGAAGACCCTCCTCTCCATCAAGGAGCGTGCGAGCCAGGTCACCAGCGCTCTGGCCGGGAAATACAAGGGCGGGAAGAAGGGGTGA
- a CDS encoding tyrosine-type recombinase/integrase has protein sequence MLADQFARAQPLDFWPRNEDLAGAGNTAEPSGMYFVAKVGLGLASEQSGLFEFHWCTACISCAFQFGGDERCQFLSESLKQLVYVHFGDKEQGSIEPTMSRSCRFPVVCRWRNLGIAKFILLRLSDVGDEWLTIRGGEEGTKNSLVRRVPINPPLSAVILRRRYPGAAGKVFTITSPVKAFQNACTACGVPPLRVYDLRHIFATVAIESGVDILTVSRWLGHQDRGVLAMKTYGHLRDEHSLQSAKKLA, from the coding sequence GTGCTTGCTGATCAGTTCGCCCGCGCGCAGCCGCTCGATTTCTGGCCACGGAATGAGGATCTTGCTGGTGCCGGGAACACGGCGGAGCCTTCCGGCATGTACTTCGTTGCGAAGGTGGGACTCGGACTTGCCAGTGAGCAGAGCGGCCTCTTTGAGTTTCACTGGTGCACGGCTTGCATCAGCTGCGCCTTTCAGTTCGGCGGCGACGAGCGGTGCCAGTTTCTTAGCGAAAGCCTCAAGCAATTGGTTTATGTCCATTTCGGGGATAAAGAGCAGGGATCTATCGAGCCGACGATGTCCCGATCGTGTCGTTTTCCCGTGGTATGTCGATGGCGTAACTTAGGAATTGCGAAGTTTATCTTGCTGAGATTGAGTGACGTCGGCGATGAATGGCTCACGATCAGAGGTGGTGAGGAAGGCACCAAGAACAGCCTGGTGCGTCGCGTGCCGATCAACCCTCCACTCTCCGCCGTGATCCTCCGGCGCCGGTATCCTGGAGCGGCCGGCAAGGTCTTCACCATCACGAGCCCTGTGAAGGCGTTCCAGAATGCCTGTACCGCTTGCGGTGTGCCTCCACTTCGCGTGTATGATCTCCGGCATATTTTCGCGACCGTGGCCATCGAGAGCGGCGTGGATATCCTCACGGTGTCACGTTGGCTCGGCCATCAGGACCGCGGGGTGCTCGCCATGAAGACCTACGGTCACCTTCGCGATGAGCACTCGCTGCAGTCGGCGAAGAAGCTGGCGTGA